CTTCTGTTAAACTACTAATATTTGAGTCTGAACAAGTCTCTAAATTCTCTTTTATATGTTCATCCTCGTTCATACCTGATAAAACTAGGGTTACTGCAGGGTTGTCTAGAACAAAACGCAGAGCCCAATCGGCAGGTGTTCGATGGATTTTAGCCCTATTGTAGATCTTTTCTACAGGTTTAGGTATCTTAGTAACTAAAGAACCTCCCCTTAGGGGTTCCATAACAATAACTCCCATGCCCTTTTTATAGGCATACAACGGTATAACACTTAGTATCTCCTTAGTAAATGACCACTTTGGTCATTTACTAAGGATAGATCCTAGGTATGTGAATAGTCAATCTTTTTCTTAATTTTCTATCCAACAGGCAACAGAGTGTCCCTTTGAAATTTCTTTTAAAGGTGGGTACTCTCTTTTACACCTCTCCATAGCATAGGGACATCTAGGATGAAAGTGACACCCCTTAGGGGGATTTAAAGGACTAGGAACATCCCCAATTACTACCCTTTTTTTATCCTGTCTATTATGGGGATTAGTTAGAGGGAATGCTTCAAAAAGAGCCTTGCTATAGGGGTGGACATGTCTCTCTACAAGCTCCTTTTTATCAGCAATTTCAACAATTCGCCCTAAATACATAACAATAATCCTAGTGGATATAAACTCTACAACCGATAGATCATGGGCTATAAATATGTAGGTGAGTTTATGTTTCTCCCAAAGGTCTAGTAGTAGGTTAATTATTTGTGCTTGGACTGATACATCTAGTGCAGAAACAGCTTCATCACAAACAACTAACTCTGGATTTAAAGCTAGAGCTCTTGCAATACCAATTCTCTGTCTCTGCCCACCAGAGAACTGATGGGGAAATCTTTTTTTATATAGAGGGTTTATTCCAACTTCTTCCATGATGGATTCCACCTTTTTACTTCTCTCTATAATATTCCCTTCTTTATGAATCTTTAAGGGTTGTCCTATTAAAGCTTCTACTTTTTTCCGAGGATTTAAAGAGGAGAATGGGTCTTGGAATACCATCTGTATATCTTTTCTAATACTACTAAGTTCAGATTTTGTTAAAGAGAAAAGGTCTGTATTATTATATATAACCTCTCCTTCTGTCTTCTCATGTAACCTTAATATAGTTTTTCCTAACGTCGATTTACCACAACCTGATTCCCCAACAATCCCTAGGATCTCACCTTTTTGTAGAGTAAAGGAGATATCATCTAGTGCTTTAACGTATTGGGACTTTCCACCTATTTTAGTTGAGGGAATTTCATAATACTTTTTAAGGTTTTTAACCTCCATTAATACTTTATCATCCATCTATATATCCCCCTTTAAAAAATCAGAAGCTTTAAAACACCAAATGGAGTGACCATCTTCTACACTAGACTCCTCTGGAAAACTAATATCACACTTTTTTTCATAGAAGGTACACCTATTAGCAAATGGACAACCTTCTCCAAGGGTTAATAGATCTGGAACTGTACCATCTATAGCTTCTAACCTTGTTGAACTACTATACTTATCGTTGGAAGGTAGTGAATTTAAAAGACCTAGGGTATATGGGTGTTTAGGGTTATCAAATATTTGATATACACTCCCCTCTTCCACCTTTCGCCCAGCGTACATTACAATTACCCTATCAGCTGTCTCTGCAACAACACCCATATCGTGGGTAATAAGTAGTAGTGCCATATTAACACTCTCTTTTAAGTCTGCTAGTAGATCAAGAATTTGTGCCTGAATTGTAACATCTAACGCTGTTGTTGGTTCATCTGCTATCATTAAACCAGGTTCTGGTGATGCTAAAGCCATGGCTATCATAACTCTCTGCCTCATACCGCCGGATAACTGATGGGGATAGTCGTTTAAAACTTTTTTAGGAGATGGAATTTTAACCTTACCTAATAACTCCTCTGCCTTAATTATAGCATCCCTCTTTTTCATCCCTTGATGGGTCATAAATACATCGGCTAACTGGGTTCCTATTTTAAAAACTGGGTTTAAACTAGTCATAGGCTCTTGGAATATCATGGATATATCGGTTCCACGCTTCTTTTGCATCTCATCCTCAGAGAGATCTAGTAAATTTTCCCCATTAAACATAACCTTTCCAGACTCAATAATTCCAGGAGGCATGGGTATTAATCTGTTTATAGTATGGGCTGTAACGGATTTACCACAACCTGATTCCCCAACTAGGGCTAAAGTCTCCCCCTTATCTATAGATAAAGAGAGATTACGAACGGCTCTAACAACTCCACGTCTTGTATTAAAATTAACACTTATATTTTCCATGGAAAGCAATTTTTCTTTTTTCATACTAGTCCCTCATCCTAGGGTCTAAAATATCCCTTAATCCATCACCTAAAAGGTTAAAACCTAATACAGCCAATAGAGTTGCAATACCAGGAAGGGTTACAATCCACCATGCACTTGTTACAAACTCCTTAGAACTAGCAATCATTAAACCCCATTCAGGTGTGGGAGGTTGCGCCCCTAAACCTAGAAAGGATAGTGCAGCAGAGTCTAATATAGCAGTTCCTATTCCAAGGGTAGCCTGAACAGAGATAGGAGCTAAACAGTTTGGTAGAATTGAAAAGATCATTAACTCCCAGTCTGGGGCTCCTAACGCTCTTTCAGCCATTACATAATCATTCTCTTTCTCTGCTAAAACTGAAGCCCTAACAACCCTGGCATAACTAGGTATCTGGGATATACCAATGGCTATCATCCCATTTGTTAGGGATGGACCTAGAATTGCTACAATAACAATTGTTAATAAAATATATGGAAAAGCCAACATAATATCTATTAACCTCATAATAATTTTATCTACAATACCACCATAAAAAGCACTAATTAAACCAATTATTGCACCGCAGGTTAATGATATAGAGACTGCAAAAACACCAATTAACATTGAAATTCTTGCACCATATATTATCCTTGAGAGCATATCTCGACCAAGGTCATCTGATCCTAGAATAAACCCATTTGTAAATGGAGCAGACTTTCGTAACTCAATATTTTGAGCAATAGGATCCATTGGGGATATAAGTGGCGCAAATAACCCAATTATTATAAATACAAGAATAATAATTAATCCTGTAACAGCTGTTTTATTACTTTTAAATTGATGCCAATGTTCCCAAAAAAGAGAGTCCTTTTTAGGAAGTGTATTATCTACTTTCATAACTTCCTCCCTACTGTAACCTAATTTTTGGATTTACTATTGAATATAAAATATCAACTACTAAATTAATTAAAACAAAACAGGTTGATATAATTATTATACCACCTTGAACAGCAGGATAGTCCCTAGCTTCAATAGCTTGATAGAGCCACTTACCAATCCCTGGCCATGCAAAAATTGTTTCTGTTAAAATTGCTCCGGATAATAAAAGTCCAAACTGAAGCCCAATAACTGTAATAACTGGTAGTAGGGCATTTCTTAATGCGTACCTATAGATAACTCTACTCTCTTTAATACCAGCAGACCTTACAGTCTTTATATAGTCCTGTTTTAAGACCTCTAACATACTACTTCTTGTTGTTCTAGCAATAATTGCCAAAGGAATAGTCCCTAAGGCTATAGATGGTAGAATCAAATGGTGTAGTGCTGATGTAAAGTATTCAGGATGTCCAGTAAAAATATATTTAAAAGTATCTAATAGATAAAAATTTGTTTCTGGGGAGAAGTAGTATCTAATGTTTATTCTTCCACCTGTAGGGAATAGGTTTAGTCCTACAGAAAAAACCATAATCATTACTAGTGCTAACCAGAAAACAGGCATAGATACACCAAAAAGAGCACCTACCATTGCAGAAAAATCTACCCAAGTATTCTTTTTAGTAGCTGATATAACACCAATTAATATACCAAGAATTGTTGCAAATATCATAGCACAAATAGCCAACTCTATAGTTGCAGGGAATCTCTCTTTAATCTCGTTCATAACTTTTTGACCAGATTTAATAGATTTTCCAAAATCTAGATGGGCAACCCTCTGCATATATAATCCGTACTGCTGAATTAAAGGTTTATCAAGTCCAAGATCTTCCCTTAGTCTTTCAATTTTCTCTTTACTCGCTCTCTCACCAAGCATTACCCGAGCCGGATCACCTGGAGCCAATGCTATCATGAAAAATACCAAAGTAACCACTCCTATAAGTGTGGGTATTAATAATAATAGTCGATTTATTATGTATTTTAACATATTACCTTCTTAATAAATGGATTAAAAAAAACCGCCAAATCCTGGCGGCTTAATACTTATTTTTTTAACCAAACCTTAGTAAATACTCTTCGACCAGTAGGATATAATACAAAGTCTTGAACACTCTCTTTCATAGGTTCAGAAACAATAGAGTGGGCAATAGGTACCCAAGGAGCTTCCTCATGGAAGATAACCTGAGCTTCCCTATATAACTGGGTTCTCTTAGCTGGGTCCATCTCCTCTTTTGCCTTAGCACATAGCTCTGTAAACTCTGAGTTTTTCCAGAAAGCTATATTTCCAGCTGGTTTTTCAGCTGCCATCTCAGATAGTAGTACCCATAAAAAGTTATCAGGATCTCCATTATCACCAGTCCAGCCTAACATAGCAGCTTGATGCTCACCCTGATCTGTTTTATCTAAGTATGTACCCCACTCGTAGGATATAATTTCAACTTCAATTCCAACTTTAGCAAGTTGAGCCTGCATAATTTCAGCAACTTTTTTACCATTAGGATTATATGGTCTAGCTACAGGCATTGCCCAAATTTCAGTTTTAAACCCATCTGCGTAACCAGCTTCAGCTAATAACTCTTTTGCTTTTTCAGGGTTATACTCATAGGCTACAATATCGTCATTATATGACCACATTGTTGGAGGAAGAGGATTTTTAGCAGGTTTACCAGCTTCACCATAAACCCCAGCTACAATTTCGTTTCTATCAATTGCGTAGTTCATAGCTTGTCTTACTAATTTATTATCATAGGGTGCTTTCTCATTATTTAAAGCAAGATAACCTACATTAAGTCCCTCTTGTTGAATAACCTTAATACCATCAGTTGACTTCATATCAGCTAAATCCTCTGGGGATGGGAAGTCTATAACATCAACCTCACCCTTTTGAAGGGCTAACCATCTTGATGTTGCATCTGGTATTACCTTTATGATTAAACGATCTAAATATACATCACCACCCCAGAAGTCAGGGTTTCGTTCATATACAATAGAGTCATCTTTTATCCATGATACAAATTTAAATGGTCCAGTACCTACAGGATTTGTTGCTAAATCAGCACCATATTTTTCAGCAGCTGTAGGTGAGATAATTGCAGCAAAATCCATTGCTAAGTTAGCAATAAAAGGAGCTTCTTTTTTCTTCAGCTTAAATTCTACAGTCAGATCATCTATTGCAGTTACACTCTCTACAATATTATCCATATCCATATAACCCCAGTATTTCCAAGGTCCAAAACTATATGCAGGGTGATCTTTAACAAATTGACGTTCAAAAGAGTAAACTACAGCATCTGCATTTAGTGGTGTACCATCATGAAACTTAACACCCTCTCTTAAAAAGAATTTAACAGACAGTCCATCACTTGCAAACTCCCAAGATTTTGCCAAAGCTGGTTGAATAGAGGTTTCACCTGGAACAAACTCAACTAAAGTATCATATACAGGTGTACTTCCATAAAAGGATTCACCATCAGTCTCTCTTCCTGGATCTAAACCTACAGAATCACCTGACCGTGCAAAGACAAGAACTCCGCCAAATTTACTATCACTATCCTTATTAACTACAGTTTCACTCTCTTTCTGACAAGAGAAGGATAAAACAGATAAGATAGCTACCACTAATAAGGCAACTAGTTTCTCAATTTTTTTCATATTTACTCCTATAAATATTTTTATTCACTATTAAATACTGCAAATACCATGCCATGAGATAAAACCCACAGAAAACGCTTACAATACAATTTTAAGTGAATTATAGCACAAGAATGTAGGATTGCAACAACATTATTACAATTAAGTAGTTTAAAAACAGCTACCATTGAGCATTTAAACTACAATAACTAAAATTAACGGTTACTTTATAGCACATAGAGCCTAACAAGCAACAAAACAACCATTTTTTTAGCTTAATCTTCGCAAAAATTAGTAAAAAAACTACTAGATTAGTATTTATACACTATGACTCTACGAAATATTTAAATTTCACAAATAATTATACGAATAACTTAGAACCTACAGGTGGAAATATCTTGAACTTAATTTACTTTTTATAGATAAAACTAAATAAAACCAAAACTTACCCCAATAAATAAATTTTTTATTAGCTACAATTAAAGGGCTATCTCCTTTTTTATACTAGAAGCATCAACTGTATAAAGATACACTTTATATTTATAAAGATATTTTTAAATTAAAAGCTTATATAATACTAACTATATCTGATATAATATTTACGTTCATATAATATATGCAAGGGGTAAGTATGAAGGAGATTTTAACATTACAAGAAGTAGCCGAATACCTACAGTTATCAGATAAAACAATATTAAAAATGGTTAAGTCAGGAGAAATTCCATGTGCAAAAATAGCAAATCAGTGGAGATTCTCAAAGGTTATGTTAGATGATTGGATAACTGCAAAGATGGAGGTTATTCCTCAAAATGATTTTTCAAGATTAGTTGAAAAGGAGTTTGATTTTATACAGATATCCAGACTTATTGATGAGTCTTCTATACTTCCTGAGTTAAAGGGAACAACAGGCCCTCAAGTTATTACAGAACTTGCTGAAAATGCTTACAAAAATGAACTTATTGCCAATAAAGAGGAGTTTATAAAGAAACTTTTAGAAAGGGAGCAGATTACTTCTACTTCTATTGGTCAAGGTATAGCCCTTCCCCATTTAAGAAAGCCCTGTGGCACAATTGTTACAGAACCAAAAATTGTTATAGGTAAATCCACTGAGGGTATAGACTTTTCATCAATGGATGGGAAAAAAACATATATTTTTCTACTACTACTATCAGATAGCGAAGTTGTACACCTAAAAATCCTCTCAAAACTATCACAAATCCTCTCAATTAATGGGAATATTGATAAGTTAAAGAAAATTAAAGAACCTAAAGAGTTTATTAAGTTCTTTATTATTGGAGAACAACAGATAAATAATAAAGAGTAAAATTAATATCTCTCTTTTTTACACCTTCTTTTCCCGGCTCTACCACTTCCTCCAAAGAAAGTACTAGCTCCTATAAGAAAACCGAGGTCATAGAGTCCTCCAGAATTATGAACCTCATAGATTGAAATAGTGTCATTAAATAGAGAACCTATAAATGAGAAAAGCAGTATAAAACCATGCCATAACCCCCTAAAAAAACCAGCCAAATATTCCTGACTATTTGGGACTTTCTCAGCAACATTAACACCTGCAGTACAGGATGTTAAAAATAGTGCAACAACAAAAATTGCTGTTATCAAAGTAATTTTTTTCTTCATAGGTTCTCCCTTTTTTATATCAATT
Above is a genomic segment from Thiospirochaeta perfilievii containing:
- a CDS encoding ABC transporter ATP-binding protein, producing MDDKVLMEVKNLKKYYEIPSTKIGGKSQYVKALDDISFTLQKGEILGIVGESGCGKSTLGKTILRLHEKTEGEVIYNNTDLFSLTKSELSSIRKDIQMVFQDPFSSLNPRKKVEALIGQPLKIHKEGNIIERSKKVESIMEEVGINPLYKKRFPHQFSGGQRQRIGIARALALNPELVVCDEAVSALDVSVQAQIINLLLDLWEKHKLTYIFIAHDLSVVEFISTRIIVMYLGRIVEIADKKELVERHVHPYSKALFEAFPLTNPHNRQDKKRVVIGDVPSPLNPPKGCHFHPRCPYAMERCKREYPPLKEISKGHSVACWIEN
- a CDS encoding ABC transporter ATP-binding protein is translated as MKKEKLLSMENISVNFNTRRGVVRAVRNLSLSIDKGETLALVGESGCGKSVTAHTINRLIPMPPGIIESGKVMFNGENLLDLSEDEMQKKRGTDISMIFQEPMTSLNPVFKIGTQLADVFMTHQGMKKRDAIIKAEELLGKVKIPSPKKVLNDYPHQLSGGMRQRVMIAMALASPEPGLMIADEPTTALDVTIQAQILDLLADLKESVNMALLLITHDMGVVAETADRVIVMYAGRKVEEGSVYQIFDNPKHPYTLGLLNSLPSNDKYSSSTRLEAIDGTVPDLLTLGEGCPFANRCTFYEKKCDISFPEESSVEDGHSIWCFKASDFLKGDI
- a CDS encoding ABC transporter permease translates to MKVDNTLPKKDSLFWEHWHQFKSNKTAVTGLIIILVFIIIGLFAPLISPMDPIAQNIELRKSAPFTNGFILGSDDLGRDMLSRIIYGARISMLIGVFAVSISLTCGAIIGLISAFYGGIVDKIIMRLIDIMLAFPYILLTIVIVAILGPSLTNGMIAIGISQIPSYARVVRASVLAEKENDYVMAERALGAPDWELMIFSILPNCLAPISVQATLGIGTAILDSAALSFLGLGAQPPTPEWGLMIASSKEFVTSAWWIVTLPGIATLLAVLGFNLLGDGLRDILDPRMRD
- a CDS encoding ABC transporter permease, coding for MLKYIINRLLLLIPTLIGVVTLVFFMIALAPGDPARVMLGERASKEKIERLREDLGLDKPLIQQYGLYMQRVAHLDFGKSIKSGQKVMNEIKERFPATIELAICAMIFATILGILIGVISATKKNTWVDFSAMVGALFGVSMPVFWLALVMIMVFSVGLNLFPTGGRINIRYYFSPETNFYLLDTFKYIFTGHPEYFTSALHHLILPSIALGTIPLAIIARTTRSSMLEVLKQDYIKTVRSAGIKESRVIYRYALRNALLPVITVIGLQFGLLLSGAILTETIFAWPGIGKWLYQAIEARDYPAVQGGIIIISTCFVLINLVVDILYSIVNPKIRLQ
- a CDS encoding ABC transporter substrate-binding protein — encoded protein: MKKIEKLVALLVVAILSVLSFSCQKESETVVNKDSDSKFGGVLVFARSGDSVGLDPGRETDGESFYGSTPVYDTLVEFVPGETSIQPALAKSWEFASDGLSVKFFLREGVKFHDGTPLNADAVVYSFERQFVKDHPAYSFGPWKYWGYMDMDNIVESVTAIDDLTVEFKLKKKEAPFIANLAMDFAAIISPTAAEKYGADLATNPVGTGPFKFVSWIKDDSIVYERNPDFWGGDVYLDRLIIKVIPDATSRWLALQKGEVDVIDFPSPEDLADMKSTDGIKVIQQEGLNVGYLALNNEKAPYDNKLVRQAMNYAIDRNEIVAGVYGEAGKPAKNPLPPTMWSYNDDIVAYEYNPEKAKELLAEAGYADGFKTEIWAMPVARPYNPNGKKVAEIMQAQLAKVGIEVEIISYEWGTYLDKTDQGEHQAAMLGWTGDNGDPDNFLWVLLSEMAAEKPAGNIAFWKNSEFTELCAKAKEEMDPAKRTQLYREAQVIFHEEAPWVPIAHSIVSEPMKESVQDFVLYPTGRRVFTKVWLKK
- a CDS encoding PTS sugar transporter subunit IIA — protein: MKEILTLQEVAEYLQLSDKTILKMVKSGEIPCAKIANQWRFSKVMLDDWITAKMEVIPQNDFSRLVEKEFDFIQISRLIDESSILPELKGTTGPQVITELAENAYKNELIANKEEFIKKLLEREQITSTSIGQGIALPHLRKPCGTIVTEPKIVIGKSTEGIDFSSMDGKKTYIFLLLLSDSEVVHLKILSKLSQILSINGNIDKLKKIKEPKEFIKFFIIGEQQINNKE